In Sphingomonas sp. JUb134, the sequence CAGCTCCAGCAGCGTGGCCAGGTCCACCACCGGTATCCGGCGTGTTCGCACCTCCACAAGCTCGGTCCCGTCCTCCTCCCGGATACGCGCGCGCGGACCGGCAACGATCTCCTCCACGACTTGGCGCGGAAGGGCGAAGCGCTGCTCGCCGACTGCCACCAGGACCGCGGGGATGATCGACAGCATCAACGGCGCCTGGATCTGGATCCGCAGGCCTTCGCCTGGCCGGTTCTCGAGTTCGATCCGGCCGCCGATCTGCTCGACTGCCGACCGTACCACGTCCATGCCGACGCCCCGCCCGGAGATCGGCGTCGCCGCGTCCCGCACGGACAGACCGGGTTCGAAGATCAATTCGGCACCTGCGGCCGGATCGAGCGCGCGGAGCTCCGCTTCGCGGCGGCTGCCGGAGGCGGCAAGCTTTTCGATCAGGCGGTCGACGTCGATCCCGCGTCCGTCGTCGATGACCTCCAGCACGATCTGGTTGCCGGCCTGGCGAGCGGCGATCGTCAACTGCCCCGCCTCGGGCTTGCCGGCGCCATGCCGCTCGGCTGCGCTCTCGATGCCGTGGTCGATCGCGTTGCGGACCATGTGCACCAGCGGATCGCGCATGACCTCGACCATGTCGCGATCGATCTCGATGTCGCTTCCCTCCAGCTTCAGCGACACCGTCTTGCCGAGCTCTGCCGCGGTATCGCGGACCAGGCGGGGAACCGCTGCGAACAGCGTCTCGATCTTCTGCATGCGGGTGCGCGTCACCGCATCGCGCATCTCGGCGATGGAAAGCGACAGCCGCGCCAGCGCCGCCTCGACGCCAGGATCGACGCTTCCCCGCCGCAGCAGACGTGCCAGTTCGTTGCGGGCGAGCACCATGTCGGACATGCCGGCCATCATCCGGTCGAGCAGGCCCACCCCCAGCCGCACGCTGCGGGCGCCGGTGCGCGGCACGGCCGCAGGAAGCGGCGCGACGTCGGGGCCGCCCGGCCCCAGCGCGGCGATCAGCGCCGCCTCATCGTCTTCCGGCACGGCAGCGCCCCCATCGAGCGCTTCGACGAGCGCCCCGATGCGATCGACCACCGCCAGCACGGCGTTGACCAGTGCACGATCCGGCGCGCGCGTACCCGCCCGCACGTCCGCCAGCACGTCCTCGGCAGCGTGGCTCAGCCGCAGAAGCCGCGGCAGCCCCAGGAAGCCGCAGCTCCCCTTTACGGTGTGGACGAAGCGGAAAATGGCATCGAGCCGTGCGCGGTCGCCCGGCGATGCCTCCCAAGCCACGATTTCGCCGGACAACGCCTCCAGCGTCTCGCGCGTCTCTGCGATGAACTCCCGGAGAAGATCGTCCATAAAGTCCCTGTTTCCCCGGATAGACATGCCTGCCCCCGGGTTAAGAGGGGGTTAGCTCCGCGGGAAGGAGGCGCCGAACAGCAGCACGTCCGCCTCCGGAGGCGAGACCTGGAGCGTGCCGCCGCTCTGCTTCACCAGCGCGTGGGCCAGGAAGGCCGCCGCCGCGCGCGGCGCCAACAGGTCCCCCTCCCCCGACAGCGCGTCGCGCAGTTCGGGGTCCAGCACGATCCGCGGCCCATCCGCACGCACGACGATCTCGACGCCACTCGCGTTCGTCTCGGCGCCGATGTCGAGCTGGCCGCCGCGGACCAGTGCGTCGCCGCCGATCAGCGCCAGGTTCAGCAGCGCCTTGATCGCGGGCTTGGGGAGCGTCGGCTCGGCGACCATCCACCCGAGCTTCACCCGGTGGTTCTCCGAGAAAAGCCCCTCGATCGCCGCGCGTGCCTCACGCGTGTCGACCACGTCGCCGAAGCCGCCGGCGGCGCCAAAGGCCAGGCGGAAGAACTTCAGCTTGTTGGCGGAAGCGCGCGCGCTCTCTGCCAGCAGTTCCAGGCAGCGCGCCCGCATCGCCGGGTCCTGCTCGTCGGCCAGCAACTCAAGCCCGTTGTTGAGCGCGCCGACCGGGCTGAGAAGATCGTGGCACAGCCGGGAGCACAAGAGGCTCGCGAAGTCGGTGGCGCTGATCTGCATGGCGGAAATCCGATCGAAATGGGTGTTCGGCGCACCTTCTGACGCTGCCGGACGGTCTCCGCAACCTCAGCCGACAAAGCGTAGCGGGACCGGGACGAACCGCCCGGCGACGGGTCCTTCCGCCACCGCGCGCCAGCAGCCGAGCGTCTCGGCATTGGCGATGATCCACAAGGCGCCGTCGGCGTACGACGCGGCCGCATCGGCGCTGGAAGGACGCACCGGCCCCCTGGGATGCGAGTGATAGTGGCCCAGCACCGCAGGCCCGCCTCCGCGCGCGGCGCGGTGGGCCGTGAGCAGCGCGGACGGATCGATCTCGAAGGTGGTCGTCGGGTCCGCGGCGACATTGGCGGCCGGCATCAGCGCCGTGACCCGGCCGGGCTCGCCCAGAAGCAGCCCGCACACCTCCCGGTCGGGCGAAGCCGCCGCGGCATCGCGGATCGCCTGCGCGATCCCGGTTGCAATCTCCAGCGTCATTCCCATCTAGCTAGAACATGATCCGGGGGGATTCCATCATTGCGGCGCAGGTCGCCGAGGCAGCCGACGGGTGGCGTCTGGACCGTGCACTCGCGCACGCGCTGCCGGACCTGTCGCGTGAGCGGCTGAAGGCGCTGATGACGTCCGGCAAGGTGCTGGCGAGCGACGGCACCGCTGCCTCCGATCCCTCGCGCAAGGCGCGCGCCGGCGACCGGTTCGATATCCACGTCCCCGCGCCCGAGCCGGCGGACAATGTGGCGCAGGACATCGCGCTCACCGTCGTGTTCGAGGACGAGCATCTGATCGTCGTCGACAAGCCCGCCGGGCTGGTCGTCCATCCGGCCGCGGGCAATCCGGACGGAACCCTGGTCAATGCGCTGCTCCACCATTGCGCCGGGCAGCTGTCCGGCATCGGCGGCGTCGCGCGGCCCGGCATCGTCCACCGTATCGACAAGGACACCTCGGGGCTCCTGGTCGCGGCCAAGCACGACCAAGCGCACGAGGGACTGGCACGCCAGTTCAAGGCGCACTCGATCGATCGTCGCTACCAGGCGATCGTGTCCGGGCGCCCGAAGACCGGCAGCGGCACCATCGACGCGCCGCTCGCGCGCTCGTCCACCAATCGCAAGAAGATCGCCATTGTCCAGGGCGGCAAGCGCGCGGTGACCCATTGGTCGCTGGTGCGTCCCCTGCGCGAGGCGGCGCTGGTGGAGTGCCGGCTGGAGACGGGACGCACCCATCAGGTGCGCGTCCACATGGCCTCGATCGGCCACCCCCTGGTAGGCGATCCGGTGTACGGCCGGGCGCGTCCGCAGCACCGCGAAGCCCTGGAAACCCTGGGTTTCCGGCGTCAGGCACTGCACGCGGCACATCTAGGGTTCATCCACCCTGTACTAAGGCACGCTTTAGCGTTCCATAGCGAAGTTCCGGCAGACATGCAGGAACTGTTGCACCATCTTCACGTATAAGCTGGCGCGCGCTTTTCGAGGAAAGCCTGCGCAAATAAGGGAGAAGCGATCATGGCTAGCGGCAGCAACGTCCCCGCGACGATTCCCGCATTGGGCGGCGAAGCGAGCCTCAACCGCTACCTGTCGGAGATCCGGAAGTTTCCGATCTTGGCGCCCGAGCAGGAATATATGCTTGCCAAGCGGTTCCAGGAGCATGGCGACACCGAGGCTGCGGCGCAGCTGGTGACCAGCCACCTGCGGCTCGTGGCCAAGATCGCGATGGGCTATCGCGGCTACGGCCTGCCCGTGTCCGAGCTCATCTCGGAGGGCAACATCGGCCTGATGCAGGGCGTGAAGAAGTTCGAGCCGGACCGGGGCTTCCGCCTCGCGACTTATGCGATGTGGTGGATTCGCGCCTCGATCCAGGAGTTCATCCTGCGCTCGTGGAGCCTCGTGAAGATGGGCACCACCGCGGCGCAGAAGAAGCTGTTCTTCAACCTGCGGCGCATGAAGTCCAAGCTCGATGCGTTCGAGGACGGCGACCTCAGCCCCGAGCATCTCGCCAAGATCGCGACCGATCTGGGCGTGACGGAGGAAGAGGTCACCTCCATGAACCGCCGCATGGCGATGGGCGGCGACACGTCGCTCAACGTCCCCATGCGCGAGGATGGCGAGAGCCAGTGGCAGGATTGGCTGGCCGATGAGGGCCCGCTGCAGGACGAGCGCGTTGCCGATGCGCAGGAAGCCGATGTCCGCCACGGCATGCTGGTCGAGGCGATGGACGACCTCAACGACCGCGAGAAGCACATCCTGACCGAGCGGCGCCTGACGGACGACCCCAAGACGCTGGAGGAACTCTCCCAGGTCTATGGCGTCAGCCGCGAGCGTGTCCGCCAGATCGAGGTGCGCGCGTTCGAGAAACTGCAAAAGGCGATGATGCGCCTGGCCGGCGACAAGCGCCTGCTCGCCACCGCCTGATCTTCCGGGGCGCGCCATCGGGTGCGTCCCGGCCCGCACCTAGGGGCGTACGGGCGGTTCCAATCCGTCACGCTTCGCTATAGCGGTCGGCCATGGTCGCCGCAGTCCGAACCCGATCGCCCGTCCGCCGCCTGCTCGGGTGGCTCGTCAAGCTCGCGCTGGGCTTCGTGGCTCTCTCCGTGGCCATGACAGTGGTCTACCGCTTCGTGCCCGTTCCCATCACCTGGACGATGCTGGGCGACGTCTTCACGGGGCATGGGGTCACCAAGTCCTGGCGCTCGCTTTCCCGCATCGATCCGGACATGGCGCGCGCGGTCATCGCGGGCGAAGATTCCGGCTTCTGCTCGCACAGCGGCTTCGACTTCGACGCCATTGCCGACGCCGCCAAGCGCAACGCGCGCGGCGGGCGCATCCGCGGCGGCTCCACGATCAGCCAGCAGACGGCGAAGAACGTGTTCCTGTGGCAGGGCGGAGGTTATGTCCGCAAGGCTCTGGAAGCGTGGTTCACGCTGCTGATCGAGAACATCTGGGGCAAGCGGCGGATCATGGAGGTGTACCTCAACGTCGCCGAAACCGGCATCGGCACCTATGGTGTCGAGGCGGGCGCGCGCCGCTACTTCAAGCATGGCGCCGATACGCTTTCACCGTCGGAGGCGGCACGGATCGCCGCGGTGCTGCCATTGCCCAAGAAGCGGGCTGCGATCGCGCCGCACGGCTTCACGCGCCGGCACGGCAACACCATCGCCGCTCGGGTGGGCGTAGTGCGCCGGCAGGAACTGGACGCCTGCCTCCGCTGAGATCAGGCGCCCGTCCGAACTTACTTGGTCTCGCCGTCCGCGGCGTCGCTCACCGCGCTGCCGGCCTTGTCGGCGGCATCGCCGACGCTCTTGGCCGCGCCCGCGATCGCCTCGGTCTGGATCGTGTCGTTGTTGCTGGCGCGCAGCAGGAAATAGCCGCCGATCAGCACTGCGATCAGCAGCACGATGGCGAGAAGCGCAGTGCCGCCGCCGCCGCTGCGGCGTTCCACGACCGTGGTGTGCGGTGCAGCGCCCGTGGTGGTGGTAGTCGTATCCACGCGATCGTCGGACATGGCATTCACTCCCTTCCGTTTCGAATGCGGATCAACTCCGCCTTCGAAACGAAAGTTCCCGATCGGCCGACGATGACCCGCCCCATCAGAACGGCAGCTTGAAGCCCGGCGGGAGCGGCAGGCCGCTGGTGAGCTTGGACATTTCGCCCTGGCTGGCGGCGTCCGCCTTGGCGCGCGCATCGTTGAGCGCCGCTGCGATCAGGTCTTCCAGCATCTGCTTTTCGCTAGGCTGAAGCAGCGAGTCATCGATGTCGACGCCGAGGATCCGGCCCTTTGCCGACGCGCGGATCTTCACCAGCCCGCCGCCGGACTGGCCCTCGACCTCGATC encodes:
- a CDS encoding chemotaxis protein CheA, which codes for MDDLLREFIAETRETLEALSGEIVAWEASPGDRARLDAIFRFVHTVKGSCGFLGLPRLLRLSHAAEDVLADVRAGTRAPDRALVNAVLAVVDRIGALVEALDGGAAVPEDDEAALIAALGPGGPDVAPLPAAVPRTGARSVRLGVGLLDRMMAGMSDMVLARNELARLLRRGSVDPGVEAALARLSLSIAEMRDAVTRTRMQKIETLFAAVPRLVRDTAAELGKTVSLKLEGSDIEIDRDMVEVMRDPLVHMVRNAIDHGIESAAERHGAGKPEAGQLTIAARQAGNQIVLEVIDDGRGIDVDRLIEKLAASGSRREAELRALDPAAGAELIFEPGLSVRDAATPISGRGVGMDVVRSAVEQIGGRIELENRPGEGLRIQIQAPLMLSIIPAVLVAVGEQRFALPRQVVEEIVAGPRARIREEDGTELVEVRTRRIPVVDLATLLELAAPRTEPQTLIVVNAPNGCFALAVDAVLDHQELVVKPASPPVMATGIYAGTTLPDSGKPMLLLDCAGIASAAGVRFPPPPSESLEDKPPEEAAANGDGPPGLVFVDLDGARRVVPLAAVDRIQLARSEAVHVADGRLRLLLDGKWLAAEAVAPVDDGAEMTVLRLSNGRQELAYAARHATDLVYLPEVVEAAGTAGRIAGTVVLDKQRIELIDVDWLLAQLEPATPSGLAGGPLCLLAAPAYGPLAAFIGPLLEQHGYRVALGRASWEPPAVVLMTEAAARATLVSERPGSPPVIRLRNLPDPAGPGDTSIYRYDSDALLAAVASCTRTAGALQ
- a CDS encoding histidine phosphotransferase family protein translates to MQISATDFASLLCSRLCHDLLSPVGALNNGLELLADEQDPAMRARCLELLAESARASANKLKFFRLAFGAAGGFGDVVDTREARAAIEGLFSENHRVKLGWMVAEPTLPKPAIKALLNLALIGGDALVRGGQLDIGAETNASGVEIVVRADGPRIVLDPELRDALSGEGDLLAPRAAAAFLAHALVKQSGGTLQVSPPEADVLLFGASFPRS
- a CDS encoding Mov34/MPN/PAD-1 family protein, translated to MTLEIATGIAQAIRDAAAASPDREVCGLLLGEPGRVTALMPAANVAADPTTTFEIDPSALLTAHRAARGGGPAVLGHYHSHPRGPVRPSSADAAASYADGALWIIANAETLGCWRAVAEGPVAGRFVPVPLRFVG
- a CDS encoding RluA family pseudouridine synthase, whose product is MIRGDSIIAAQVAEAADGWRLDRALAHALPDLSRERLKALMTSGKVLASDGTAASDPSRKARAGDRFDIHVPAPEPADNVAQDIALTVVFEDEHLIVVDKPAGLVVHPAAGNPDGTLVNALLHHCAGQLSGIGGVARPGIVHRIDKDTSGLLVAAKHDQAHEGLARQFKAHSIDRRYQAIVSGRPKTGSGTIDAPLARSSTNRKKIAIVQGGKRAVTHWSLVRPLREAALVECRLETGRTHQVRVHMASIGHPLVGDPVYGRARPQHREALETLGFRRQALHAAHLGFIHPVLRHALAFHSEVPADMQELLHHLHV
- the rpoH gene encoding RNA polymerase sigma factor RpoH; its protein translation is MASGSNVPATIPALGGEASLNRYLSEIRKFPILAPEQEYMLAKRFQEHGDTEAAAQLVTSHLRLVAKIAMGYRGYGLPVSELISEGNIGLMQGVKKFEPDRGFRLATYAMWWIRASIQEFILRSWSLVKMGTTAAQKKLFFNLRRMKSKLDAFEDGDLSPEHLAKIATDLGVTEEEVTSMNRRMAMGGDTSLNVPMREDGESQWQDWLADEGPLQDERVADAQEADVRHGMLVEAMDDLNDREKHILTERRLTDDPKTLEELSQVYGVSRERVRQIEVRAFEKLQKAMMRLAGDKRLLATA
- the mtgA gene encoding monofunctional biosynthetic peptidoglycan transglycosylase, whose protein sequence is MVAAVRTRSPVRRLLGWLVKLALGFVALSVAMTVVYRFVPVPITWTMLGDVFTGHGVTKSWRSLSRIDPDMARAVIAGEDSGFCSHSGFDFDAIADAAKRNARGGRIRGGSTISQQTAKNVFLWQGGGYVRKALEAWFTLLIENIWGKRRIMEVYLNVAETGIGTYGVEAGARRYFKHGADTLSPSEAARIAAVLPLPKKRAAIAPHGFTRRHGNTIAARVGVVRRQELDACLR
- a CDS encoding YbaB/EbfC family nucleoid-associated protein, encoding MKDLNDIMAMAQNVQAELEKAQASLDTIEVEGQSGGGLVKIRASAKGRILGVDIDDSLLQPSEKQMLEDLIAAALNDARAKADAASQGEMSKLTSGLPLPPGFKLPF